The DNA sequence acagcatttctGTGCAGAAATTATAAAATGTCGGTACAGtctgccattcaccatgtagaaactagtaaatgtgtgaataaatgaccaatttcagccgcagcttcagtgtctgtttatagtgtaggagggggagggacttcagattctagagagcatttgattggacagaagatttgatgagaagctgaagtgcgatgtgatgtcatgaaaatctgtgatccattttagcggaagtgagagactgtaagttttgaatctcctaaatgtgaattttgtcattgttttggaacacaccagcttattaataaccttaaggctaacatattcatactaaaagctaaaaaaaacttacattttgatttcagggggactttaagtatACCGCTGAGCATACTGTTCAATGCGTGGGAAATAGCTTTCATTCATCAATTCAGTATGTTTTGTGTCATTAATAAACAAGTGCCATCAGCAGCAGTTAACAGAATATGGAACAAATACAAGACAGATATTCTTCAGAATATTTTGTTACACAAGATTTCTAGATTTCTAGTATCAGATTGGagtaacactttttatttcaaaagagcGAGAAAAGCTATGACTCCTTTAATCTTCATAACTAAgaggtgtgttcacacttgtcatgtttggttcgattaaaacgaaccctggtgcgattgctctgttagtgtggttcatttgaacatgtgtgaACGCTGACATCccaaccctggtgcgcaccaaacaagtggACCGAGACCGCTGGAAAGATGGatctcggtccgcttccaaacgaactctggtgcggttcgaatgatatatgaacgcaacacggaccaaagacatgtaaaagaaccaaaaacaggaagataagaccctaaaaaggacagaatcctcacgcatatcggTTTCTCGTCATAGTCGCGAGTTTGACCATCACAGACATCAGATGCgcgtctccacgcagcagatcgtttgtgtgtgtgatggagggATTCCcaccgctgttttgactcctaaacacattttataagctcttcacgagttcccagctggccaaaataccatcatatgcaggctacacacacacaacaagcgcatttacctcagcacacagcattgttttggatgtttggtaagttctgtctcaaaataggcaatacgtcataaaatccgaccagTGAATGTAGGTTGTGaatgtatccctatgcctttaggtacggtatcttttggttcggtgataaaattgccaatctgaacgctaatcggacCAAAAGAACCgaacaagtgtgaacgcaccatatTTTTCGCCATAGCCAGAACTCACCAAGAAAAATTCCAGTGGAATATCCCTTTGCAATGGGCTTTTCCAGACGCTCTGACTGAAGGGGGAAACACACTCCATTGTGTCCGTAATAATTCCCAAACATGTCCTCATTAAGCAGAGGCACTGCAGCTATAGAGATACCCAGCAGCCATATAGAGGTCAAAACAGCAAATATTTGGCACTTGCTTGGTCGCAGGTGGCTGAAAGGGAAAACAATGACTAGGAATTTCTCCATGGTCAAGTAAGTGAGCAGCATGACGGAAACCTCAGAGGACAGCATAGCCAGGAAGCCAATAGTACGACACTCCCGGCTCTCCATCCACAGCTTTGCGTTCTTGTTGTACTCGCCACGGAACTTCACATCAAAGACCCCCACAAAAAACAGATAGACACCCATCAGGCAATCTGCACCTAGAGATAAATGAAGCATTGTGGTAAATAGCTCTTCTTTAGCTATAACTCATTGGATGCCAGAAGCAGAACTCATTAATGAACAAGTAGCTTCCTAAAAGCCCAGATTTACATTTTGGTCTTGTGCCAGAATGTTGGAGCATTTCCTGCACatatgaaatgttatttttaaaagacaaaTCACAACACCAGCAGGCCAGAAATCAATTTTTACAATGCATAGCACAGGTACGTGACCGAAGCACATGGTAATGACATTTCAGGCTAAAATAGAAGCCTTTCCCATGCCAAACAGGGTGCACTGATTAATGGCACCAGCCCGGGAACTCCAGGAAGAGTTAGAATTGATTACTGAAGGTGATTGTAATAGAGAGTGAATCCTGCGTGAATAGAATTTTTACAGGGTTATAGATTTCCTGTCCAATCACTACAGCCTTCAAAGCTGAATGTCAGGCGGGAGATTGTCAACAGTGGGACACATCCCTTTCTGATCGTGGAAAGCATAATTGGAGAGGGAGTTCTTCAGTTAGACGAAACTCACATCATTTTTAAGGTAAATAGAAAAATTAAGAGATAGCTTGCGATATATAATATGCCTCGATGTAACTGAGAAGACATTATGGGTGCAGGAACACTTATAATTTGAGAGCTTGGTGCCCTAGAAAACCATTTTTTCCAGGAGTGCCAGCTGTTTCTGCTTGTGTCACATTGGTTTCATAACAGTCAGTCAATTATAGTGCAAATAACCCCTGAAAATAGACGTATATGCCCTCTGGTGTCATTAATCCAGATCTCTAAAAACACTCAGATACATGCTTATAATTCAGACCGTATCATAAAGCATATTTAGCGTTTAATTTAATGTGGGCATTGGTAAAATGTATACCTCTGGTACTCACAGCACAAAACCTTGATGCAGAGGGCATGCAGGTTGTTCTCAGCCCGCAGGACCGTCCGCATCCCGATAACAAAGAGGTTCCCAAAGCAGGTGATAAAAGCCATAACCCACACAGACACACGAAGGACCACGTTAGCCAGCAGATCCTCAAAAGATGAAAGACCGTCTGAGTTTGGTTTACACTTCCGGACATGTGGGGTGTAAGAGCAGTACTGGAACTTCTTGAaatatctgagaaaaaaaatttgtattaatattttaataatatttatgttaTGTACAGTGATGGGAATAACGGCGTTATAAATAAACGGCGTTACTAACGgcgttacttttttcagtaacgaGTAATCAAACGGATTACTTTTTCTCCCGTTACAACGCCGTTACcgttactgacaaaaaaaaaaaatgctgcgtTACTATAATTGAGCTCACTGAAGCGGTTTTCATCGTCTCTCTCTGCACATAGGACCTGCAAAGTTTATTCTCTGGTGTGTGTTGGGGttagtcatacacaaatataattttaaactgataataacgatgctctgtgtgtgtatcAGAGCATGCAAGTGGAACGCGAGCTCAAACCAGAATAACCTTTGTGACATGCTGGatcgaaaatatgtgaaataagtttttttgtagtcgactagtagttgttcatttaagccattagttaactaatcacatttatattaatttaattacttaaatactggagagaataaaccataataatgagcgtTTACGTAATATGGGCTATAGCACTCAAGCACCATAAAGAACcggcaaaaataatgattatgaatgtgacaaaaacagtaaggagacattttaattgtttattaataaagaaatgtttcctgaatCAGTGTCAGCTTAAGATGAAGTTGACATTGCTGTCTCTCATCATCTCCACATAGGCTACTGGACGCGCCTAGAGagagaatgcacatttcatttggattacataatcagagtaGCCTTCTTTTCGCTTTGAATTATTTagttttctatagatatatattctcatgtctgtgaggcaagcagcctatatgctgagtttcggttcatttagccAATAAAACGCGCTCCAGTTCAcatgcaagtgatcgcgccggcgcctccatgtcatgattatattgtctgctatatttgcttcttatttattaaatccaggcaattggttgattaaaattaagatacaatttttacaaaatgaaattcactttaaagaaaggctttctacaaaacaaaacttaatgaagtggtcaaaatcatgtctgacccactccatgtctcccgaTATATTGCGCATCTTCTGATGTATTCtatcttactcatgctgttcacttttcataatcaaatagatgaatttaaaacataacataggactatttaaacaaatatgaaactcagttactatttgtgagaagtaactagtaactataactaattacttttttaaagtaacgtgcCCAACACTGGTTATGTAATGTGTTAATTCACACTGAAGTGTATACGTTCTGTGATTCTAGTGGCACCAAAAggaattgtaaaaataattacCCTTTTCAAACAGCTGGTAGACCCAttaacttgtatattatattatattatattatattatattataattgtgCAGTCTCCTCCACTCAACGGTCATCATCTCATCCCAAGCTACTTGGTAAAAGGAAATTACTTTGTTATTTACTATTCATTAGTCATCAATTAGTGAAGTGGAgtgaataaatgtgtgtgttgttgctattttttttttacttgaagcaaatgttgtcTTTTCCCTTTATTTTTCTTGTCAGAATGCACCAGAATGCtttgtttacatgttaaaatcacattttcttctGGAGGACGATGCCCCCAGACCGCCCTACATGGATTTAATTCATTAACGTCACCTTTTCACCTCTTGTGAGTTTGCAGGCCTGATTCAAACTAATTGAAAGCAGAATGAGATACTCACATATAGGAGAGGTTATTCATGGGCCGGAACATTCTTGTTTGGATATTTGGGATCTCCACTCCCTCCAGGCCACTGCAGAATCAGAGTATTGAAGTTTTAATGTTCAAGAGCCTTTGGTTATTCCGCTGACCATCGTCTGGTCACCTACAAGCTCTAAGCCTCAGTGAATACTAGAATTTGCAAATCTGGCACACAGCCTggtctgctgtttgtttgtttgcttgttttatcATCAGTCTGTGCTGCAGCCTGAAACAAGCCTACAAACACTAACTCTACTCCATGTGAGACTTATTTCAATTGTAAAACAACGTTTGTTGTGTGGTCACTACAGCGTATCAAAATAAGTaacatattgttaaaaaatctcatgaaaacctTAGATAATGCTGTTACTTACAGAGACTGGAGCTGAATTAGGTGGTTAAATTGGTCTGGGTGGATGTGGTCCAGTGGGTTTTGGGACAAATTTCTACAAATGAGAAAACACAGCAAGCCATTTTTATGGTGAAAACACAGCAGGCCATTAATAAGCTGCACcagattttttgtttattttctttttttacattcaaatttattAATCCGACTCACAGAATTTGCAATGAGGGTAAATCCTTGAAAATACTGATTGGCAGTTCCTTTATCAAGTTACTGGACAGATCCCTGCAAAAGCAATGAGGACATGTCAAACGATAACATCATTTATAACTCATTAGCGCTTTCTCAAGTTCCTTGTTTCTGTgcacacactcattcacaacAATGTTTCACTGTCACTCACAGGTCTCCCATCATGTGCAGGGATTGGAAGGTGTTTTCCGGCAAACTCTTGATGAGATTGGCTCTCAGTGACCTAAAAAGCACCAAGGATGAGAAGACTTAAGATCATAAACCTCATCGAAAGGGTCCTGATTTGGAACTTTTATCAGCTAAagcttaaaggggtggttcagtgtttttttctaggcttgattgtgtttatgtgtaATGCTTCGTTTTCATATGCTtcaaaatatgctgtatttttaatatattttacctttattctacatcgctgtttccattgtcatttgaacGACCTGTTTGGCTTTCTGGTTCTATGATAAATCTCCCTTCGAAATATGCAATGGGCTCAGATaggttagctggcccagtgtattgtgattcgctgaagcgtccggaaacgccacgccccttaccattagttgttacatgtgcttcagtgaatatataaataatggcGTCTATATTGCCGTATCAAATTGCGcgcacacaatttactaaaacgtgcgcacgatttactatttcgttccctcaatttataaatcatgcgcatgatttataaatcgagggaatgaattagtaaatcgtgcacacgatttagtaaattgagggaacgaaatagtaaatcatgcgcacgatttaattttttttcttgcatgtcatgtgcggggctccatacgaatcagacccagatagcagtaatgatgaagagggtcaagcagaacctctgcaagcacggcttttaaaggacgtttctgaatggtaagTACTTccttttgtgtcaaaatgtttaaatatgctgtcacatgttactgctgtttgttagctttgaatatacggttttatcctgattaaagctttactgtagccgaatacatgactgagtagtagcatatTTGTAAAGGTATCGTTTTTTCATTTCGTTTATCGTtatttatagcatgaacaactgtttgtctatgaacatagaagtttgttggagaagtatgcaatagaattgaactaactggctagcgaagccaAACCGCATTGGACTTTGTTTACGTACTGACAGTTaggggcccataaacagcagcttctgcttttaaagtgggaactgcttcatctttcagtaatagtctttgtgcaaatccagcattgaacttgTGTAGATTGTGGAAGCTGTCAATATCACGgattattataatgggttctattatctattGACGCGTCGCGCGCGTCCGGCGTACACAACTCTTCCGCTTCCATAATGCCGCGCGACATGgcctttcagcgctgtaactttgcagatactgtttatgctcaagcagcaacattacacactaactaaagctaaaaaagtgaaatcgcaatgaaccacccctttaaagccTATCATACAAATGGTATAATTTTCTGTTAATACTTACAGCACAGTAAGATGTTCACAAGCAAGTAAAGTTGACAAGCCCAAAGACTTAATGCGGTTCCCCTCAAAATCCCTTTAAGAGAGCATGTCATATATCAATGAGTAAAAATCCATAGTGCAAATAAAAATGCTGGACATACAACATTTCAACATTACTGGACATTTCAGTAAATATAATACAGGCATAGTGACATGTACAAGTgacatatatacacaatattaaAAAGGTAGGCATAAGACTATTTGGTTTCACCCAGAAACACATCAGCACATCAGTGAAATCCTGTCAAAGACAGATGCCATGGCCAAGGAGAAAATAACAGTGCATTAGCAACTGAATACATACTGTTCTTGTACAACACAGTGATGCGAACAAGAAAGATGAGCCCCAGGTAGCACTTAAATCTGTCTGGGATCTTAAAAGagtccaaaagaaaaaaaaaaaaaaaaaacactaatagaaaaatgctaaaaatgtaGACTATGCACAGAAGAATTTTACTAAGCTTCATCGTGTTGGATTTTaagtcccccttttgctgccaaaacagccctgaccggtcgaggcatggactcctctagacccctgaaggtgtgctgtggtgtctggaccaagatgttagcagcagatcctttaagtcctgtaagttttgaggtggagcctccatggatcggacttgtttgttcagcacatcccacagatgctcgattggattgagatctggggaatttggaggccaagtcaacacctcaaactcgttgatgtgctcctcaaaccattcctgaaccatttttgctttgtggcaggagcattatcctgctgagagaggccacagccaccagggaataccgtttccatgaaagggtgtacatggtctgcaacaatgcttaggtaggtggtacatgtcaaagtaacatccacatggatggcaggacccaaggtttcagAACattgctcaaagcatcacactgcctccgccggcttgccttcttcccatagtgcatcctggtgccatgtgttccccaggtaagcgacgcacacgcacccggccatccatgtgatgtaaaagaaaacatgattcatcagaccaggccaccttcttccattgctccgtggtccagttctgatgctcacgtacccactgttggctctttcggcggtggacaggggtcagcaaactggtctgtgtctatgcagctccatacacaacaaactgtgatgcactgtgtattctgacacctttctatcagaaccagcattaacttcttgagcaatttgagctacagtagctcgtctgttggatcagaccacatgGGCCAGACTTCGCTCCCCACGTTCATCGATGAGCCtcggccacccatgaccctgtcgccggttcaccactgttccttccttggaccgcttttgatagatactgaccactgcagaccgggaacaccccacaagagctgcagttttggagatgctctgacccagtcgtctagccatcacaatttggcccttgtcaaactcgctcaaatccttacgcttgccctttttacctgcttctaacacatcaactttgaggacaaaatgttcacttgctgcctaataaaTTCGACCCACtcacaggtgccgtgatgaagagataatcagtgttattcacttcacctgtcagtgctcataatgttatgcctgatcttaTGTTTCTAATAAGTAATAATAGATAAAAACGTTTGGGGTGTGAATGTGTGCAGTTTATGATGTAGAGCAAAATGTTCAAGTATCACCAAATatatgtttaccacagacttTATTTTACTCACAAATTGAAAAACTCCATTATTTCCACAGTCTCCATTGTTATATGCAACAAGTATTGCTAAAgacaacagattttactaatagagctactgtgtgtaaaaataaaataatgatgctgccatctttcttaAGTTATTTTCTCTCCCctgtaatttggctccaaattctcaggtgaaaattgtcatctaCAAAATAGTGGGTTACTCAGTAAAGATTTATCCAtggcatttaatattttgatttgggtTTTGGAAGTTTTGTTTGAGTTCTCCTTTGCTTGGTTCTGTCTTTGCTTTTGCTTTGATCCCCATGTTGTTTTTGATTCTTACATCTTTCAACATCACAACAGATTCATTCAGACACCTTGCTTTACGCACTGATTAAACTGATgtttacagaaacatttttattttattttattgttttgcgaattaatttgatttaataaaGCTT is a window from the Ctenopharyngodon idella isolate HZGC_01 chromosome 15, HZGC01, whole genome shotgun sequence genome containing:
- the rxfp2b gene encoding relaxin receptor 2b isoform X4, with the translated sequence MLPDKAFIKYIKLQRLFLQDNCIGTVSIHAFSGLYKLQKLSLSQNCISLLSPGVFSDLRKLKWLILDDNPITTITVNTFTGLSSLFYLSMVNTSLEQLPASRLCTHMPLLSWLDFEGNRIKSLGLSTLLACEHLTVLSLRANLIKSLPENTFQSLHMMGDLDLSSNLIKELPISIFKDLPSLQILNLSQNPLDHIHPDQFNHLIQLQSLGLEGVEIPNIQTRMFRPMNNLSYIYFKKFQYCSYTPHVRKCKPNSDGLSSFEDLLANVVLRVSVWVMAFITCFGNLFVIGMRTVLRAENNLHALCIKVLCCADCLMGVYLFFVGVFDVKFRGEYNKNAKLWMESRECRTIGFLAMLSSEVSVMLLTYLTMEKFLVIVFPFSHLRPSKCQIFAVLTSIWLLGISIAAVPLLNEDMFGNYYGHNGVCFPLQSERLEKPIAKGYSTGIFLGLNLVAFLIIVVCYSSMFYSIYKTGINATELRGRLHKDVAMAHRFFFIVFSDALCWIPIFLVKILSLLEVEIPGTITSWVVIFILPINSALNPILYTLTTSFFREQVELLWCHSQRQPRFKQDRKSITSSVIYMDPSRSSYYHHSYNPQTSILVTDASYR